The Pleurodeles waltl isolate 20211129_DDA chromosome 10, aPleWal1.hap1.20221129, whole genome shotgun sequence sequence GTTGGTTTTAAAAGAAGAGCCAGCTTCGCAACCGGCAGTAGGCAATTTGATCtcctggggcgcatacattcataccttttcttccaagataagcttcaaatcaatggtatagatcttaagatcaaactcaaccgcaacaaggacACATTCTGCCTCATCAGCGGCGATGCGAGAaattataaactggttatattttcCCGAGTCTGTTTGTAAAAGGAGTGAAAGTGTCActgagtgtcagactggcccatgctaaagctttacaactattgaacgcaaagtacgccattgaaagagttgctctgaagatattcagcatccccgccggaactagattaacgcagcagcagaacctATTCCTGGGTCAGCTATCGAAactcatcatagggtttgtggacaatacagcttttagcagaCTCTATACCTTGaatcctttcaacttcaaacactacgatatcAACTACGCAGCTCTGGTCCACGAGGGTGCTGTTATCCCAGCAAAACCATTCACTccaagttttggaacatccaattttgtccgggaatatctcgGACTGGTCTTgataacggggaaacatctgcgggactcgggagtcgttgtttcaagagaggggtatggggctGGCTATacactgtttgcgttcgacctgacacctgatatggaagatggtgaccactgcaatttgatcaaaaatggaaatctaaaagctgaaatacattttacacaggccttggcgaccaatgtgaacatggttgtattctctgtatttgaCAGCGTTATTCAGGTCAATCACGCCCGCcaacttatgtttgactatcattaaaagcttgtaaaatggacactactgagatacgtgattcttaagtagacatagatacgctaagaaatactttttaggtgtatttccgagcgagggactacctgaaaagataggccctAAAAGACCCTGCACCCTAGTCTTTAACACTGACCCGCATTATAAGGGTGGTACACACTGGGCTGCAATGTTTCTTGATGTAGACAAGGTtctagtgtttgacagtttagctgaGTTCTCCGAGcatgacatttatacaaaaccaatattcaaatatgttaaaaaaagcatCACCTACTGTTGTGTATAACAAAGTGCTTGTACAGGATTTTCTAGCCACCATATGTGGGGATCATTGTATATAATTCTTTAGttaaatgtctgagggtatgacgtttagaaatgttttaaatctgTATTCCTCTGATTTAGTAAACAACgacggtattgttatgaaataaataaatgaaaagacTAGGCCACTGTCGAGCATTGCTAAAACAGAATGTGGTATATGCCAAAGGTGTAAGGCTTTGTAAAGCCTCTATTGTACTGGTGaatgtctaaaataaaaaaattaaaaaagcattgTAACCTGAAAACAGACTCTGCATTTTTTATCCCCCCAACACACatttttaaaaccatttaaaaaaaataaaacaaaaaaataaagatgtcGGACTACTGATAAAATGTTAAACGCGTTTATTAGAAACAGTTTTCACCACAAACATGTACAAGGGTAAAAATAAAATGAGGTAAAAATCTTACGACATGCGAACCTTTTAACAATACTGTACGTTGGTTCAGATTTCGGGATTATATTAGAGCAGTAACCAGGTGTCCATTCTGTACAGTCTCTTTTTAGGAACCAGTTGTAGAGTGCCAGCGCTCCTAGATGGTGTCAGCTGCGGGTAGAAAGACGATGTCGGCAAGAGGGGTCCCCTGGTAAAAAACACCAGCGCCGGAAACTTTCAAGTCCTCACCGGTGGTCGGCTTTACCGATGATCGTGGAGGGGATATTGAGCTCCGCAGCGgcgcttaggaactgctcccaacctctaggaTCATCTTATGTTGATGGGGTTTTAAtgtgcgtgagacctctgaccagatcatacatgtgtgatccagcaaccggctgacccttgtaaacgaattcacctcTGTTGTTCCAagaggtcaaatctttagtagcagccattttactgagcaacatttgagcagcccctctatacttctgacttatattttttaaaaggtctatgaCAAAGGCGTCCGTGGTGTGTGAGGGTCCAAGGTCTTGAGGAGCTACTGGGTCAGCGGCCGGCTGTTCCTCGGCAGGGGTGTACagtgttagtttgtttttttcatCGTGCAGCTGCTTggaatactgtaaaaagttttgaagtgcTCCCGAGTAAAGCCCCACTTTGTCGTGTGGTGTTAAATCGGTTCAGTTCAAAATGGTtttgatctcagcatcgagacgctgTGTCTGGTTTCTGTGGATATCCCAAACGTCGGCGGTCGAGGGACCCAACTGTTGCAGCTGATGGCGAGGCACAAGGTAAATTTTTTGGGAGTGCTCCATCATGGAGCCCCGTTATtaagggtatagctatacccagcagggaacctataaagcctcctgactgtttgaccagtttccttttagaaaggagcgatgcccttttattgctgagcttcttaatattTTGGCACTTCTTCTTCAGCACATGGAACTGGCTTGTCGATATTGTAaaattaccttttagggtgtttagggctatttctgaaatggccgcaACTACATCGTCTGAGGCAGCGCATAGGATAGCTTTTCTTTTCatggggctggctgtgaccagcatttttaggaggtctaaattccGCCGTAGCCGCGCAGACATTTTGGTGACCGTATATTACATGGTTTAGAGTATAAATGTTAAGTCTTCTTAAGGGGTCTTTTTATAAGCTTTGGGGGCTGTTTTAGGTATGTAAGCGACTGGAAAGTCCAGGTGGTAAATACCGGTGCATAGGCAgtagtcttctagagtgttgggttttaaatcGACCAGTAAATAACCATGGGTTTTACGGTGGCATCGTTAAAagcttccatgaaaaactgggtgtttccagggtacatctgtttagctataattgctaTCTGTAGCTTGTTgcaggggtttttaaataagaccaggtatgaggcattGAGAGTCATGGAACGACTGCTTTTGCCCTTGTgaaacaagttctgcacgatgtagcatataCTCAGATTACGGTGATGTGAATACTGAGTAAAAGCTCTCTCGATCTCAGGGTGGTCACCTCCTTCacgcatgagatcgtccacaacgaccatgtttacaaggtgtttaggtaacaagtcgttGTCGTTGAGGTTATTAGGGATGCCATCTATAAACCTGATGTGTGAGAACTTTAGGGAGAGTtctgtgtaaagatcttgccagaaagaataaagccatacaatgttgttaggggtctgagataaaacaccaggaccattttcaagcagtttctttataaaataacttttaccactaTTTGAGGGGCTGGCTAGAACgcatgagaatgggtgttgcagcctggtgtccatagtgGTTGGGGGTCGTCACGCTAATGTTTTTTAATAACCATAcggtagtgttttgtagtcctcagcaaggacccgtttatcaaacactacgCGCAGTGTTTTATACAATGGTTGTGTTGTAATTTCCAACCTcttcttggacctgactatgctgggGTGATTTACGACTATTGCTCTGCTAATTTCATGGTCGCCCgatgcatagtactcatgcaccagccccttcagactgtcaacatttattttaactgtgttgttaacgtttaaagtgatgcctttgacCTTCATGCAGATgttgttgttagaggttttgtaactgtagGTCTTGGGCCCTGAGGATGTATATTTGAGTATGTACTCATTCTTTTCGagttcgctggtcaaatcccctagataatcgccCAGTGGCGGatattcatcaccctctttactaacaaaaataacGGAGTCTGTGTCGTGGTATAAACATCGTTCCTGAAGCTTATCCAATAGTCTGTAAAACTCTAGACGAGCGtgatgagcggttgtgaagcacgctataaagatgtttatattgttacaagatgtggggtactctttggcgtatttccagcatagaacagcCATCTCATCgtctataaattcacaactggacacgtCATAAGAgg is a genomic window containing:
- the LOC138262420 gene encoding uncharacterized protein F54H12.2-like, yielding MYLDLNNTVLHLVCKITKANSTNIEDDAKVTAIAYPIATMFNQVDINLGDRLVTQSDDMYVYRAYIKTIPNYSREALDTQLSARLFYKDTEAHFEDTVLDGSNVGFKRRASFATGSRQFDLLGRIHSYLFFQDKLQINGVKVSLSVRLAHAKALQLLNAKYAIERVALKIFSIPAGTRLTQQQNLFLGQLSKLIIGFVDNTAFSRLYTLNPFNFKHYDINYAALVHEGAVIPAKPFTPSFGTSNFVREYLGLVLITGKHLRDSGVVVSREGYGAGYTLFAFDLTPDMEDGDHCNLIKNGNLKAEIHFTQALATNVNMVVFSVFDSVIQVNHARQLMFDYH